In a genomic window of Pirellulales bacterium:
- a CDS encoding class I SAM-dependent methyltransferase: protein MSSDELGRLAGETGERLVADLARAELLSAGWTDCDVGYALLSRAMDRCLARLAATECWGKRNQLPSGELWTAAGAWLDVSWLQHQARIKPRGYAGDFEMFDRFWRRACCEHPLGRLFDRYFQCQAAVEAVRGRTEQLAASLVERGLAADPQRLFHVASVGCGPAIELALAAQALAGRSGAPLKYTLLDLDEAALVHAQQRLSPWLAAEQIVVARENLYRLADRPRAAVLLDGVDFVCCSGLFDYLPDDAAQKLLRFFWERLRPGGMLTVGNFAPHNPTRAYMEWIGNWYLLYRTSGDLARLAKAGGIPETSFTIGTERLGIDLFLEAVKA, encoded by the coding sequence ATGTCATCCGATGAGCTTGGCAGGTTGGCCGGAGAAACAGGCGAGCGGCTCGTCGCCGACTTGGCGCGGGCTGAATTGCTCTCTGCCGGCTGGACCGACTGTGACGTTGGCTATGCCTTGCTCTCACGGGCGATGGACCGCTGCCTGGCGCGGCTGGCGGCGACGGAATGTTGGGGCAAGCGGAATCAGCTCCCCTCCGGCGAGCTGTGGACCGCGGCAGGGGCGTGGCTCGACGTAAGCTGGCTGCAGCACCAGGCGCGCATCAAGCCGCGCGGCTATGCGGGCGACTTTGAAATGTTCGACCGCTTCTGGCGGCGCGCGTGCTGCGAGCATCCGCTCGGTCGCCTGTTCGACCGTTATTTTCAGTGCCAGGCCGCCGTGGAAGCGGTGCGCGGCCGCACCGAACAGCTTGCCGCCTCGCTCGTCGAACGCGGTCTGGCCGCGGATCCACAAAGGTTGTTTCACGTCGCCAGCGTCGGCTGCGGGCCGGCGATTGAGCTGGCCCTGGCCGCGCAGGCGCTCGCCGGGCGCAGCGGCGCCCCGCTCAAATACACGTTGCTCGATCTCGACGAAGCCGCGCTGGTGCATGCTCAACAGCGGCTTTCGCCGTGGCTCGCGGCCGAGCAAATCGTCGTCGCGCGAGAGAATCTTTACCGGCTGGCCGACAGGCCGCGGGCGGCCGTCCTCCTGGACGGCGTCGACTTTGTCTGCTGCTCGGGCCTGTTCGATTATTTGCCCGACGACGCCGCGCAAAAGTTGCTGCGTTTCTTCTGGGAGCGGTTGAGGCCGGGCGGAATGTTGACCGTCGGCAACTTCGCGCCCCACAATCCGACACGGGCTTACATGGAATGGATCGGCAACTGGTATCTGCTCTACCGCACGTCGGGCGATCTCGCCCGGTTGGCGAAGGCGGGCGGCATTCCCGAAACGAGCTTCACCATTGGCACCGAGCGGCTGGGAATCGACCTGTTTCTGGAGGCTGTGAAAGCATAG